From Bradyrhizobium sp. sBnM-33:
GCGGGCTTGAAGATGTGTTCGTAGGAGACGTCGCCGAAGACATTCGCCAGCGCCTGGCCGCCAACCCCAAGGCAGTCGAGCGTGAGCTAGGGGCGTAGGCAGGGTTGTTGAGAACGGGAGAAGCGCAATGGACAGCAACAGTCTCATGCAATTTGCCGGCGCGGTTGCATCCGGCGCGGTCCGCGTCGTCGATCTGACCTTCACCCTCAGTCCCGATTTTCCGGTCATCGTGCTGCCGCCGGATTTTGGTCAGGCCGCGCCGGTCCGCATCCAGCAGATTTCGCGCTACGACGCGAATGGCCCCGCCTGGTACTGGAACAATCTCACCTTTGGGGAGCACACCGGTACGCATTTCGATGCGCCGATCCACTGGTTCACCGGCAAGGACCTGCCGAACAACGCCGTCGACACGTTGCCGGTGCGCGACATGATCGCGCCGGCCTGCGTAATCGATTGCTCGGCGCAAGCCGCAAAGGATGCGGATTTCCTTTTGACGATACCGGTGGTCGAAGCCTGGGAAAAAAGCCACGGGCGAATTCCGGAACGGCACTGGGTGCTGCTGCGTACCGACTGGTCGAAGAAAGGTTGGCGCGACTATGCCAACTTGAAAGACGACGGCGCGCACACGCCGGGGCCGGATGCAGCCGTGATGCGCTGGCTCGTCGAGGAGCGTGGCATCATGGGCCTCGGCACCGAGACGATCGGCACCGATGCCGGCCAGGCCGGGCATCTCGATCCTCCGTATCCGGCGCATCATTTCCTTCACGGCGGCGGACGTTACGGCCTGCAGTGCCTGTGTAACCTCGATCAGCTTCCGCCAACCGGCGCGGTGATCGTGGCCGCGCCGCTCAAAATCCAGAATGGCTCTGGCAGTCCGTTGCGCGTGCTTGCGCTGGTGCCTGGGCAGGGTTGAACCTTTTCTTACACATCGAGTGACATCATGGAAAACAAGAAGACTCTATTGATTGGCGTCGCGATCTTGCTTGCCGCCATGGCGCCGGCCCATGCCGAAATCCTTGTCGGTTTCGTCACCGGCTTGAGCGGGCCGGTGTCCTCGATCGGCGTGCCGAACGCCAAGGGACTGGCCGCGGGTCAGACCTATGTCGGCGAGATCGACGGTGAGAAAGTCCGCGTCATCCAGCTTGACGACGGCTCGGACCCGGCCGCCTCGACGCGCAATGCCCGCAAGCTGGTCGAGCAGGAAAACGTTGATTTCCTGATCGGCACGTCGGGCGCGCCGCAGACGCTGGCGATGGCGACCGCCGCTATCGAGATGAAGGTCCCAATGGTGGCGGTCTCGCCGATCGCGCCAGTGCCGGCCGGAGAGGGCGGGCCATGGGTGGTGCAAACCCCGCAGCCGACGCCGCTGCTCGTCCAGGGTATCGTCGATCACATGAAGAACCGCAACGTAAAGACCGTGGCCTTCATCGGCTTCTCCGACGCCTTTGGCGACCTGATGTATAATTCGCTGCTGCAAAGCGCCGAGAAGGCGGACATCAAGGTGATCGCCAACGAACGCTATGCTCGCTCGGACAACTCGGTCACCGCACAGGTGCTGCGCGCGGTCTCCGCGCGTCCCGATGCGATCATGCTGGGCGGCACCGGAACGCCCGGTGCATTGCCCGTGATTGCGCTGTCCGAGCGCGGTTACAAGGGGCCGCTCTACGGTAATCACGGCATGATCAGCGCGGATTTCCTGCGGCTCGCCGGCAAATCGGCCGAGGGCATCATCTGCCCGACCGGGCCGGTGACGGCGGGCGAGCAGCTTCCCGAGAGCAATCCGATCCGCAAGGTCGTTCTCGCATTCCGTACCGCCTATGAGAAAGCCAATGGCGAGACGCCAGCCGATGCATTTTCGCCCTACGCCTTCGATGGCTGGCTGGTGTTCATGGATGCAGCCAGACGTGCCAAGGCGACCGGAGCGACGCCCGGGACGCCAGCCTTTCGCAATGCGCTGCGCGAAGCCCTGTTCACGACCAAGGACGTGGTGGGCGCGCACGGCATCTATAGCTATACGCCGGCCGACCGTCACGGCGTCGATAGCCGCGCGCGGATACTGGTCCAGATCGAAGGCGGGAAATACAAGCTGCTGCCATGATAGCAGCGGCCTGCGAGCGGCTCAGCCGTGGCGCAGCTTCGCCTTCAGCGCGCGCATGTCGATCGCGCGATTTGCGCTGACTGCGGCAGCCGCCAACGTCTTGATCTCGCCCCGCGCGAGCTTGCGCGTTGACGACAAGGGAAGTTCGTCGACGATGGCGACGTAGCCGGGCACCTTGTGATAGGCGAGGCGCTCGGCGCAGGTTTTGACAATCGAAGCCGCGAGCGCGGCTGCATCGTCGACCTCCGCATTCGGCACGATGAAAGCAAAAACCTCTTCGCCGCGGATGTCGTCGGGGACGGGTGTCACCGCGCAGCCGCCGATGCGCGTGTCCATGTAAAGCGCGCTCTCGACCTCGAGCACGCCAATGCTCTCGCCGCTGCGCCGCACGATGGTCTTCTTGCGATCGAAGAAATACAGAAGGCCGTCTTCGTCAGCGAACACCAGATCGCCGGTGTGGAACCAGCCATTCTGCCAGGCCGCTTCGGTGGCCTCCTTGTCCTTCAGGTAACCGCTGAAGAAGCCAGCCCGGGCATTGTCGCCCTTGGCGCGGACCAGCAATTCGCCAGGCTTTCCAGGCGCGACATCGGCGCCCTGATCGTCAACGAGACGATACTCCATACTTGATGATGGCCGGCCAACGCAGCGCGCGCCAAATCCCGCCGGCTCACGCGCGGTGGTCGTTGCCGCCGCACCGCCGGTCTCGGTCATCGCCCAGGCCTCGACGATCGGGATGCGGTAACGCTCCTCGAAGGTGGCACGATGGCGGACGTCGACGCCGGGCGCGAAGGCGAAGCGCACCCGATGCTGTCGTTCTACTTCAGTTACAGGCAGTTGGAGCAGAATGGCCGGGATGACGCCCAGACAATGTACGACCGTTGCGCCGCTGTCGGCCACACACTGCCACCAGCGATTGGCGTGGAAGCGGTCGAGCGGAACCACGGCGCCGCCGAGCACCATCATGCCGACAGCGCTGCAGCCGAGTGCATTCATGTGAAACATCGGCAATGGCGTCAGGTTGATCTCGCGATCAGGCCGCAGTTCGGCCACGCCGCCCTGCGCGAGATACCAGTCGGCGACCTGCAGGAAATAGCGGTTCGAGAGCATGCAGCCCTTTGGCTTGCCGGTGCTGCCTGAAGTGAACAGCAGCGCGCATTCATCATTGAACTCGGGAGTTTGGGCGCTGACGTCCGTCCGGCACGGCGGGATACGGCTGTCGGTATCGATGACGCGGGCACGTCCGAGTGCTGCATCCTTCGTCACGTGGATGCGATCCGGGGTCGCCACCAGCAGGTCCGCCTGTGACAGCTCGAGCTGGAAGGATAGTTCGTCGGGGCGTATGTCCGGATTGATCGGAACGATCGAAACCCCGAGCGCATTGAGCGCGAGCCAATGCAGAAAGAAAACCGGCCGATTTTCGAGCAGCAAGGCGACCCGCGCGCCGCGTCCGTAGCCGGCGGCCGCGTATTCGGCTCGAACGCGGTCAACATCGGCCTTGAACGCGCCGTATTCGATGTTGAATCCTTCCGGTGCGTAGGGCAGTTGCGCACTCGCGGGCGCCAGCAGGAATGGCGCGTCCGGCCGCCTTGCAGCCGTGGCGGCGAAAGCATCGGACGGCGATCGATACGGAATGTTGAGACTCATTGCGAACGTCGCTCCCATTCATGTCCTGCCGCCGGACGGTGGTGGCCGGAAGCCCGCACTCAGCACTTGCTGCAGCGGTCTTCGTCGAATACTTTAAGCCTAAACTATATTGCTGGCCAATAGCGATCTATCGCAGACCTGCCCGGCGAACCTTGGAGAGTAGCCTTGGAAGTAGGAGGTGCGTATGCAATCAGGTGATGGCAGCGCGGCCGGGCAGCGGCGGGGCGGGTCGATCTGGCCGCAGGCGGCTGAGCGTTTTCCGCCGTTGGATCGAATTCTCTCGACCATTCTGACGCGGCAGGCCGCGCAGTATCGCGACCGCACCCTGTTTGTCTTTGGCGAAACACGATGGAGCTATGCTGAAACGGCTGCAATTGCCGCTGCGTCGGCTGCCCGCTTGATGCAGGCCGGAATTCGCGCCGGTGACCGCGTTGCCCTGATGTGCTCGAACCGGCCAGAGTTTCTGGAAATCTATCTCGGCTGCGCGTGGATGGGCGCCGTGACCGTGCCGATCAACACCGCACTGCGCGGCATCCAGCTCAGCCATATCTTGCGCAACTCGACGCCGAAGCTGCTGGCGATCGAGTCCTGCTTTGTGCCGGCCCTCGAAACGTTGGAAAGCGACGTCGCGCCGCCGGATACTGTCTGGACAATCGGCGAAGGTGTCGCGTCTCCGGTCGCGCCGGGCTCGATCTTGCCGTTGCCCGTGCTCGGCGACGAAGCTCCGCCCGCGCCGGTCCGGCCGGGCGACACGGTCGCGATCCTCTATACGTCGGGCACCACGGGTCCTTCCAAGGGCGTTTGCTGCCCACAGGCGCAGATGTTCTGGTGGGGCGTCTATTCGGCGCGTGCGCTCGACATTCGCGAAGGCGACGTCCTATTCACGACGCTGCCGCTGTTCCATACCAACGCCCTGAACGCGTCCTATCAGGCGCTCCTCAACGGCTGCACCTACGTGATCGAGCCGAAATTCTCCGCCTCGGGCTTCTGGGCGGCGGCGCGACGGCATCAGGCGACAGTCGGCTATCTGTTGGGCGCGATGGCCGTGATGCTGCTGGCACAGCCAAAATCTGCCGGCGATACCGCGCATTTCCTGCGGGTCGCTCGGTGGCGGCGTTCCCGGCCAATTTCACGGCCCGTTTCTTGAGCGCTTCGGCGTGCCGTTGCTCGACGGCTACGGCTCAACCGAAACGAATTTCGTGTTCGCGGGCACGATCCCGTCCGATCGCCCTGGCACCATGGGTTATCTCGTCGAAGGCGTGGAGGCTTGCATCGTCAACTCCGAGGACGAACCCCTGCCTGACGGCGAGGCCGGCGAGCTGCTATTGCGCGCGCGCGAACCGCTCGCGTTTGCGACGGGATATTTCGCAATGCCGGACAAGACGGCCGAAGCCTGGCGGAATGAGTGGTTTCGCACCGGTGACCGTGTCGTACGCGATGCGGACGGCCACTACCGTTTCGTTGACCGAATGAAGGATTCCATCCGTCGGCGCGGCGAGAATGTTTCGTCCTGGGAGGTGGAGCAGGTGTTGCTGAAGCATCCGGCAATCGCCGCGTGCGCCGTCTATCCCCTGCCGTCCGAAGTCGGCGAAGACGAGGTTGCGGCGGCCGTCCAGCTCGAACCCGCGCGTGAGCTTGAGCCGATCGATGTCGTCAGGCACTGCGAGGGCAAGATGGCCTATTTCGCGATTCCGCGCTTTGTCCGGATCGTCACCGAGATGCCGTTGACCGAGAACGGCAAGATACGCAAGGTCGGGCTGCGCGAGGCTGGGAAGACTCCCGACACCTGGGACCGCGATGCTGCCGGATACAAACTGCGTCGTTAAGATCAGGTGCGGGCTTGGTCCGTCGCTTGCTTCACGGCGTTTTTCAGATCGTCGAGCTCCCTGACCAATCCATCAAGCCGTCCTTTCGGAAACCCGGCAAGCAGCGAAGCCAGCCAGAGGGCGTGCTTCTTTGCCATCCGTCTGAACGCCTTCCTGCCATCGGCCGTCATGCAGACGATCTGCACGCGACGGTCGAGCGGCGACGGCGACCGCGTGATAAAGCCGTCTTCGACCAGGCGATCCACGATCGGCGTCAGATTTCCGGCCGTGACCATCAGGCGCTTCGGTAGCTCACCCAGCACTAACCCGACGGGCTCGCGATCGAGCTGTGCCAGCACGTCGAAGCGTGGCATCGTGAAGTCAAACTCTTCGCGGAAATGGCGCCGCAGCTCGGCGCCGATCAAGGATGTACAGGCAAGGAGGCGAAGCCAAACCCTGACCTGGGCCCGGTTGTCTGTATCCTGCTCAGTCATGTTCTCGTCGTCGATCAGCGCGAGCTCCTTGCCGGCCATCTATCCATCTCTCCCGACGTTCCGTTGTGCGGCCAGACGGATCGGCAATCAGGTTCTGCAGTGGATCCTAAAATCCTTTAGGGCCAAATCAAATGCTTGGGAAGCGGCCAATTTGCCCGGAAATGCGGCGTCGCGCTCCAGCGCGAATTCGCGATAGGGGCAGACTACGCCGTGCTTCAATACTCGACTTTGCATAGCCGGGCCCAGCTGTGAGAAAATATTTTATACTTAAACTAAAAATGAGCCCCCATCCATGGCCCAATTTGAACCTCTAACGCTCTCCGAGCTGCCGAGCGGTATCTGGCGCACGCGGCTTCCAGTGCGCTTCGGCTCCTGCGATCCGGCCGGGATCGTCTACACCCCGGAATATCTCAACTTGTTCAACGGCGTGATTGAGGATTGGTACGGCGAAGCGCTGGGGCTTCCCTATCATGAGCTGGTCAGAACACGGCGAACCGGCCTCGGCTATGCGCATGTTTCGGCGGATTTCGCCAAGCCCAGCAGCATGGGCGACGTTCTCGACGTCGCAGTCATCGAGCGCGATATCGGGCACGCTTCGGTGACGCTCACGGTTCATGCATTCAAGGATGCCGTCGAGTGCGTACGGTCCACCTTCGTGACCGTGACGACCTCGCTGGTGGATCACAAATCGATCGTGTTGCCTGACGATCTGCGCCTTGCGTTGAAAAATTACCAGGCGGGTTGCGATGCGTCGGCCGACCTTGCGTCCGTCTGAGATACGGACCAAATCTACATTGTCTTGTCGGTTGTCCCGAAGGAGCTCCCAATGCGCGTATTGGTTAGCACGATTCTGACGCTCGGAACGATCTTGGCGTCCGCGCCCGCATGCGCCCAGACCTATGATCCAAACTACCCGGTTTGCCTGCAAACCTACGCGTTTGGTGGCGGTCATATCGACTGCAGCTTTGCTTCGCTGGGGCAGTGCGCAGCGTCCGCATCCGGTCGCGGGGCTCAATGCTTCAATAATCCGTATTTCGCACAAGGTGCCAGGAAACCGCCCCGGCAGCGCGGCGTTTACTGAAGGCGTTTGCTAAGATGGCATCGGCTTGCGTCGCAGACGTTACGCTCGATTTTGCCCAAGCCATCGCTTGTACCTATAATCCGGCGAAACCACCATTCCGTGAGGTCATGTGACTGCCCCCAATCCCGCTGCCGGCAAACCGGTCGATTCCGTCTCCCTCGTCAACGTACCACAGTTGATAACGGCCTATTTTGCGTCGAAGCCGGATCCGTCTGATCCCACCCAGCGCGTTGCGTTCGGCACCTCGGGGCATCGCGGGACGTCGCTGAAGAACTCGTTCAATGAAAATCACATCCTGGCAACGACGCAGGCGATCTGCGATCACCGTCGCGAGACGGGACTGAACGGTCCGCTGTTCATCGGCATCGATACCCATGCGCTGGCGGAGCCGGCGCTGGTGAGCGCGATGGAAGTGTTTGCCGCCAACGGCGTCGACATCATGATTGACGAGCGCGGCGGCTATACGCCCACGCCCGTCATCTCGCGTGCGATCCTGAGTTACAACAAGGAGCGAACGAGCGGACTTGCCGATGGCGTCGTCATCACGCCCTCGCACAATCCGCCCGAGGATGGCGGGTACAAATACAACCCGCCGCATGGCGGACCGGCCGATACCGACGTGACGGCCAAGGTTGAAAAGGCCGCCAACG
This genomic window contains:
- a CDS encoding MarR family winged helix-turn-helix transcriptional regulator codes for the protein MAGKELALIDDENMTEQDTDNRAQVRVWLRLLACTSLIGAELRRHFREEFDFTMPRFDVLAQLDREPVGLVLGELPKRLMVTAGNLTPIVDRLVEDGFITRSPSPLDRRVQIVCMTADGRKAFRRMAKKHALWLASLLAGFPKGRLDGLVRELDDLKNAVKQATDQART
- a CDS encoding ABC transporter substrate-binding protein encodes the protein MENKKTLLIGVAILLAAMAPAHAEILVGFVTGLSGPVSSIGVPNAKGLAAGQTYVGEIDGEKVRVIQLDDGSDPAASTRNARKLVEQENVDFLIGTSGAPQTLAMATAAIEMKVPMVAVSPIAPVPAGEGGPWVVQTPQPTPLLVQGIVDHMKNRNVKTVAFIGFSDAFGDLMYNSLLQSAEKADIKVIANERYARSDNSVTAQVLRAVSARPDAIMLGGTGTPGALPVIALSERGYKGPLYGNHGMISADFLRLAGKSAEGIICPTGPVTAGEQLPESNPIRKVVLAFRTAYEKANGETPADAFSPYAFDGWLVFMDAARRAKATGATPGTPAFRNALREALFTTKDVVGAHGIYSYTPADRHGVDSRARILVQIEGGKYKLLP
- a CDS encoding DUF3551 domain-containing protein, with amino-acid sequence MRVLVSTILTLGTILASAPACAQTYDPNYPVCLQTYAFGGGHIDCSFASLGQCAASASGRGAQCFNNPYFAQGARKPPRQRGVY
- a CDS encoding acyl-CoA thioesterase, which translates into the protein MAQFEPLTLSELPSGIWRTRLPVRFGSCDPAGIVYTPEYLNLFNGVIEDWYGEALGLPYHELVRTRRTGLGYAHVSADFAKPSSMGDVLDVAVIERDIGHASVTLTVHAFKDAVECVRSTFVTVTTSLVDHKSIVLPDDLRLALKNYQAGCDASADLASV
- a CDS encoding AMP-binding protein yields the protein MSLNIPYRSPSDAFAATAARRPDAPFLLAPASAQLPYAPEGFNIEYGAFKADVDRVRAEYAAAGYGRGARVALLLENRPVFFLHWLALNALGVSIVPINPDIRPDELSFQLELSQADLLVATPDRIHVTKDAALGRARVIDTDSRIPPCRTDVSAQTPEFNDECALLFTSGSTGKPKGCMLSNRYFLQVADWYLAQGGVAELRPDREINLTPLPMFHMNALGCSAVGMMVLGGAVVPLDRFHANRWWQCVADSGATVVHCLGVIPAILLQLPVTEVERQHRVRFAFAPGVDVRHRATFEERYRIPIVEAWAMTETGGAAATTTAREPAGFGARCVGRPSSSMEYRLVDDQGADVAPGKPGELLVRAKGDNARAGFFSGYLKDKEATEAAWQNGWFHTGDLVFADEDGLLYFFDRKKTIVRRSGESIGVLEVESALYMDTRIGGCAVTPVPDDIRGEEVFAFIVPNAEVDDAAALAASIVKTCAERLAYHKVPGYVAIVDELPLSSTRKLARGEIKTLAAAAVSANRAIDMRALKAKLRHG
- a CDS encoding cyclase family protein, which codes for MDSNSLMQFAGAVASGAVRVVDLTFTLSPDFPVIVLPPDFGQAAPVRIQQISRYDANGPAWYWNNLTFGEHTGTHFDAPIHWFTGKDLPNNAVDTLPVRDMIAPACVIDCSAQAAKDADFLLTIPVVEAWEKSHGRIPERHWVLLRTDWSKKGWRDYANLKDDGAHTPGPDAAVMRWLVEERGIMGLGTETIGTDAGQAGHLDPPYPAHHFLHGGGRYGLQCLCNLDQLPPTGAVIVAAPLKIQNGSGSPLRVLALVPGQG